Proteins from one Sarcophilus harrisii chromosome 2, mSarHar1.11, whole genome shotgun sequence genomic window:
- the NUDT13 gene encoding nucleoside diphosphate-linked moiety X motif 13 isoform X3: MTHYPQMSPVVITLVSDGTRCLLVRQSSFPKGMYSALSGFCDMGETVEESVRREVAEEVGLEVESLQYSASQHWPFPNGTLMIACHATVGPGQTEIHVNSQELEAAGWFSLEEVVSALRKKSPPARQQDGSIPFWLPPKVAIAHQLIREWVQKQSSSSDLV; this comes from the exons ATGACCCACTACCCTCAG ATGTCCCCAGTGGTGATCACCCTGGTGTCCGATGGGACCCGATGCCTGCTTGTCCGCCAGAGCTCCTTCCCTAAGGGGATGTACAGTGCCCTGTCCGGATTCTGTGATATGG GTGAGACTGTGGAGGAGAGCGTGCGGCGAGAAGTGGCCGAAGAGGTGGGGTTGGAGGTGGAGAGCCTGCAGTACTCGGCGTCCCAGCACTGGCCCTTCCCTAACGGCACGCTCATGATCGCCTGCCACGCTACCGTGGGGCCGGGCCAGACCGAG ATCCACGTGAACTCCCAGGAGCTTGAGGCGGCAGGCTGGTTCAGCCTGGAGGAGGTGGTCTCCGCTCTCAGGAAGAAAAGCCCACCTGCCCGTCAGCAGGATGGCTCCATCCCTTTCTGGTTACCTCCCAAGGTGGCCATTGCTCACCAGTTGATTAGGGAGTGGGTCCAAAAGCAGAGCTCCTCTTCAGATCTTGTTTAA
- the NUDT13 gene encoding nucleoside diphosphate-linked moiety X motif 13 isoform X2, whose product MFYLFHSLAPLLQKSGDRYLVPPFGASDLERFLGKFGQDAQKIEQSVLIGCSDQLEAWFALDLGLGNPSGSLQKSEMETQLQGSFTELRKALFQLNEKDASLIATAHSLLHWHECHQFCSKSGQPTQKNVAGSKRVCPSSKMTHYPQMSPVVITLVSDGTRCLLVRQSSFPKGMYSALSGFCDMGETVEESVRREVAEEVGLEVESLQYSASQHWPFPNGTLMIACHATVGPGQTEIHVNSQELEAAGWFSLEEVVSALRKKSPPARQQDGSIPFWLPPKVAIAHQLIREWVQKQSSSSDLV is encoded by the exons ATGTTTTACCTTTTCCATAGTCTGGCCCCTTTGCTACAGAAGTCTGGGGACAGATACCTGGTCCCTCCGTTTGGGGCTTCAG atTTGGAAAGATTCCTAGGCAAGTTTGGACAGGACGCACAGAAGATAGAACAATCAGTCCTGATTGGCTGCTCAGACCAGCTCGAAGCCTGGTTTGCCCTGGATCTGGGCCTGGGAAACCCCTCAG GTTCTTTGCAGAAATCTGAAATGGAAACTCAGCTCCAGGGTTCCTTTACTGAGCTAAGAAAGGCTCTGTTCCAGTTGAATGAGAAAGATGCTTCCTTGATCGCCACG GCTCACTCCCTTCTCCACTGGCATGAGTGCCATCAGTTTTGTAGCAAAAGCGGGCAGCCCACCCAGAAGAATGTGGCTGGCAGCAAGCGCGTGTGCCCCTCTAGTAAGATGACCCACTACCCTCAG ATGTCCCCAGTGGTGATCACCCTGGTGTCCGATGGGACCCGATGCCTGCTTGTCCGCCAGAGCTCCTTCCCTAAGGGGATGTACAGTGCCCTGTCCGGATTCTGTGATATGG GTGAGACTGTGGAGGAGAGCGTGCGGCGAGAAGTGGCCGAAGAGGTGGGGTTGGAGGTGGAGAGCCTGCAGTACTCGGCGTCCCAGCACTGGCCCTTCCCTAACGGCACGCTCATGATCGCCTGCCACGCTACCGTGGGGCCGGGCCAGACCGAG ATCCACGTGAACTCCCAGGAGCTTGAGGCGGCAGGCTGGTTCAGCCTGGAGGAGGTGGTCTCCGCTCTCAGGAAGAAAAGCCCACCTGCCCGTCAGCAGGATGGCTCCATCCCTTTCTGGTTACCTCCCAAGGTGGCCATTGCTCACCAGTTGATTAGGGAGTGGGTCCAAAAGCAGAGCTCCTCTTCAGATCTTGTTTAA
- the NUDT13 gene encoding nucleoside diphosphate-linked moiety X motif 13 isoform X1, whose amino-acid sequence MSLCLFGRAVSWKTPQACRRHSTYVAKMRYLFELKEDDDICRKAQSSGMFYLFHSLAPLLQKSGDRYLVPPFGASDLERFLGKFGQDAQKIEQSVLIGCSDQLEAWFALDLGLGNPSGSLQKSEMETQLQGSFTELRKALFQLNEKDASLIATAHSLLHWHECHQFCSKSGQPTQKNVAGSKRVCPSSKMTHYPQMSPVVITLVSDGTRCLLVRQSSFPKGMYSALSGFCDMGETVEESVRREVAEEVGLEVESLQYSASQHWPFPNGTLMIACHATVGPGQTEIHVNSQELEAAGWFSLEEVVSALRKKSPPARQQDGSIPFWLPPKVAIAHQLIREWVQKQSSSSDLV is encoded by the exons GTACCTGTTCGAACTTAAAGAAGATGATGACATATGTCGAAAAGCCCAGAGTTCAGGAATGTTTTACCTTTTCCATAGTCTGGCCCCTTTGCTACAGAAGTCTGGGGACAGATACCTGGTCCCTCCGTTTGGGGCTTCAG atTTGGAAAGATTCCTAGGCAAGTTTGGACAGGACGCACAGAAGATAGAACAATCAGTCCTGATTGGCTGCTCAGACCAGCTCGAAGCCTGGTTTGCCCTGGATCTGGGCCTGGGAAACCCCTCAG GTTCTTTGCAGAAATCTGAAATGGAAACTCAGCTCCAGGGTTCCTTTACTGAGCTAAGAAAGGCTCTGTTCCAGTTGAATGAGAAAGATGCTTCCTTGATCGCCACG GCTCACTCCCTTCTCCACTGGCATGAGTGCCATCAGTTTTGTAGCAAAAGCGGGCAGCCCACCCAGAAGAATGTGGCTGGCAGCAAGCGCGTGTGCCCCTCTAGTAAGATGACCCACTACCCTCAG ATGTCCCCAGTGGTGATCACCCTGGTGTCCGATGGGACCCGATGCCTGCTTGTCCGCCAGAGCTCCTTCCCTAAGGGGATGTACAGTGCCCTGTCCGGATTCTGTGATATGG GTGAGACTGTGGAGGAGAGCGTGCGGCGAGAAGTGGCCGAAGAGGTGGGGTTGGAGGTGGAGAGCCTGCAGTACTCGGCGTCCCAGCACTGGCCCTTCCCTAACGGCACGCTCATGATCGCCTGCCACGCTACCGTGGGGCCGGGCCAGACCGAG ATCCACGTGAACTCCCAGGAGCTTGAGGCGGCAGGCTGGTTCAGCCTGGAGGAGGTGGTCTCCGCTCTCAGGAAGAAAAGCCCACCTGCCCGTCAGCAGGATGGCTCCATCCCTTTCTGGTTACCTCCCAAGGTGGCCATTGCTCACCAGTTGATTAGGGAGTGGGTCCAAAAGCAGAGCTCCTCTTCAGATCTTGTTTAA